In a single window of the Balaenoptera acutorostrata chromosome 3, mBalAcu1.1, whole genome shotgun sequence genome:
- the LOC103005824 gene encoding metallothionein-1E-like has protein sequence MDPKCSCPTGGSCSCAGSCTCKACRCTSCKKSCCSCCPVGCAKCAQGCVCKGASDKCSCCA, from the coding sequence ATGGACCCCAAGTGCTCCTGCCCCACTGGCGGCTCCTGCAGCTGCGCTGGCTCCTGCACCTGCAAAGCCTGCAGATGCACCTCCTGCAAGAAGagctgctgctcctgctgccccGTGGGCTGCGCCAAGTGTGCCCAGGGCTGCGTCTGCAAAGGGGCCTCGGACAAGTGCAGCTGCTGTGCATGA